AATTTTACAGTTTTATCAGCACCTCGTACAAGTACATCATCTTCATTATCACCTTCATTTACGGTTTCTAATTTTAGCGATTTGTTGATTATTTGGTTTTGGTTTTTTGGGGCTTGTTTAGATTCTCTTTCAAGATCTTTATTGCTGTTATTTTCTATCATGTCGAATGTTGTTTTTTAATTGAATAGATATGTGTTTATTATTTTAAGGAAGCAAATAGTTTACAGTAATTAGCGTGATAAATTTCACTTAGAACTATTTTTCCATGTGATATTTAGGATCGATTGTAACAAGAAATTTTTTAAATAGCTGTATTAATCTATCTCTTATGGATTTGAGAATTAGAGTCATGGCGTCAAAATTTTCAACTTCTTTTTTGGATTTTATCGCAATTATATTGCTGATGATTGAAATTCCGTCGCTCACAATTAATAAATCCATGACAATAGTTACAAACCATTTAAAATTATAGTTAAGTCCTTTGCTCATTAAAGCTAAAGCTGTTGGTATAAGTAAAACGGCTAATTTAGATA
The Flavobacterium humidisoli DNA segment above includes these coding regions:
- a CDS encoding phage holin family protein; translated protein: MMPKISEYSNELKLFLYGIFMYLEMDVEIVKILFYLMVMDTFLGIIKTIVLNNPFSFKKLALGFVSKLAVLLIPTALALMSKGLNYNFKWFVTIVMDLLIVSDGISIISNIIAIKSKKEVENFDAMTLILKSIRDRLIQLFKKFLVTIDPKYHMEK